A single genomic interval of Saccharothrix saharensis harbors:
- the ndk gene encoding nucleoside-diphosphate kinase encodes MSERTLVLVKPDGVSRGLVGEVISRIERKGLKLAALELRVVDRATAEQHYAEHDGKPFYNDLVEFITGGPLVAVVVEGSRAISAFRQLAGGTDPVEKATPGTIRGDFGLEVQFNLVHGSDSPESAEREIKLWFPNL; translated from the coding sequence GTGAGCGAGCGCACCCTGGTCCTGGTCAAGCCCGACGGCGTCAGCCGCGGCCTGGTCGGCGAGGTCATCTCCCGCATCGAGCGCAAGGGCCTGAAGCTGGCCGCCCTGGAGCTGCGCGTCGTGGACCGCGCGACCGCCGAGCAGCACTACGCCGAGCACGACGGCAAGCCGTTCTACAACGACCTGGTCGAGTTCATCACCGGCGGCCCGCTGGTCGCCGTCGTCGTGGAGGGCTCGCGCGCCATCTCCGCGTTCCGCCAGCTGGCCGGCGGCACCGACCCGGTCGAGAAGGCCACCCCCGGCACGATCCGCGGTGACTTCGGCCTGGAGGTCCAGTTCAACCTGGTCCACGGCTCGGACTCGCCGGAGTCGGCCGAGCGCGAGATCAAGCTCTGGTTCCCGAACCTCTGA
- a CDS encoding ABC transporter permease, with protein sequence MEAHVVGPWRAALIAVEHHWTWYRRNWRATVISNFLQPVLFLLAMGVGFGSQVRQGEATGGHPYLVYLAPALLVITAAQNAMFESTWAVFSSFKWQRTYLAMVSTPITPAQVLHGQLLWIALRLASGTAVFLAVAAALGAITSPWALLAVPFATLAGMAFSAPVVAFAATREKPDSFNAVFRFVLMPMTLFTGAFFPLDQLPGWIHPLAWLTPVWHGIELTRGATFGTLGPLPALGHVAYLSALVALGVVLGRRYFHRRLAV encoded by the coding sequence GTGGAGGCGCACGTCGTCGGCCCGTGGCGGGCCGCCCTGATCGCGGTGGAGCACCACTGGACCTGGTACCGGCGCAACTGGCGGGCCACGGTCATCTCGAACTTCCTGCAACCGGTGCTGTTCCTGCTGGCCATGGGGGTCGGCTTCGGCTCGCAGGTGCGGCAGGGCGAGGCCACCGGCGGCCACCCGTACCTCGTGTACCTGGCGCCCGCGCTGCTGGTCATCACCGCCGCGCAGAACGCGATGTTCGAGTCGACGTGGGCGGTGTTCTCGTCCTTCAAGTGGCAGCGCACGTACCTGGCGATGGTGTCCACGCCGATCACGCCCGCGCAGGTGCTGCACGGCCAGTTGCTGTGGATCGCGCTGCGCCTGGCGTCGGGCACCGCCGTGTTCCTGGCCGTCGCCGCGGCGCTGGGCGCGATCACCAGCCCGTGGGCGCTGCTGGCCGTGCCGTTCGCCACCCTGGCCGGCATGGCGTTCAGCGCGCCCGTGGTGGCCTTCGCCGCCACCAGGGAGAAGCCGGACTCGTTCAACGCCGTCTTCCGCTTCGTCCTGATGCCGATGACCCTGTTCACCGGCGCGTTCTTCCCGTTGGACCAACTGCCCGGCTGGATCCACCCGCTGGCCTGGCTCACCCCCGTGTGGCACGGCATCGAGCTGACCCGCGGCGCGACGTTCGGCACCCTGGGCCCGCTGCCCGCGCTGGGCCACGTCGCCTACCTGTCCGCCCTGGTCGCGCTCGGCGTGGTCCTGGGCCGCCGCTACTTCCACCGGAGGCTGGCCGTATGA
- a CDS encoding ABC transporter ATP-binding protein yields the protein MTSTLVHAKDLTKHFGSFEAVRGIDVEVRKGEAFGFLGPNGAGKSSTMRMVSCVSPRTGGALRVLGMDPDTDGPRIRARIGVVPQQDNLDTELTVRQNLQVYGRYFGLSRAAVRERAVELMEFAQLSDRAEAEVEPLSGGMKRRLTIARSLVNDPELLLLDEPTTGLDPQARHLLWDRLFRLKQSGVTLIITTHYMDEAEQLCDRLVVMDGGRIAAEGSPAELIRRYSTREVLELRFPPGEQSAEQVRDLAERVEVLPDRVLLYTGDGEAALAAAHARGVRPVSSLVRRSTLEDVFLRLTGRTLVD from the coding sequence GTGACCTCCACCCTCGTCCACGCCAAGGACCTGACCAAGCACTTCGGCTCGTTCGAAGCCGTCCGGGGCATCGACGTCGAGGTGCGCAAGGGCGAGGCGTTCGGCTTCCTCGGCCCCAACGGCGCGGGCAAGTCCTCGACCATGCGCATGGTGTCGTGCGTGTCACCGCGCACCGGCGGCGCGCTGCGGGTGCTGGGCATGGACCCGGACACCGACGGCCCGAGGATCCGGGCCCGCATCGGCGTGGTGCCGCAGCAGGACAACCTCGACACCGAGCTGACCGTCCGGCAGAACCTCCAGGTCTACGGCCGCTACTTCGGCCTGTCCCGGGCGGCGGTGCGCGAGCGTGCCGTCGAGCTGATGGAGTTCGCCCAGCTCAGCGACCGCGCCGAGGCCGAGGTGGAGCCGCTGTCGGGTGGCATGAAGCGGCGGCTCACGATCGCCCGCTCCCTGGTCAACGACCCGGAGCTGCTGCTGCTCGACGAACCGACCACCGGCCTCGACCCGCAGGCCCGCCACCTGCTGTGGGACCGGCTGTTCCGGCTCAAGCAGTCCGGCGTCACGCTCATCATCACCACGCACTACATGGACGAGGCCGAGCAGCTGTGCGACCGGCTGGTGGTGATGGACGGCGGCCGGATCGCGGCCGAGGGCTCGCCCGCGGAGCTGATCCGCCGCTACTCGACCCGGGAGGTGCTGGAGCTGCGCTTCCCGCCGGGTGAGCAGAGCGCCGAGCAGGTGCGCGACCTGGCCGAACGGGTCGAGGTCCTGCCCGACCGGGTGCTGCTCTACACCGGCGACGGCGAGGCGGCCCTGGCGGCGGCCCACGCGCGGGGCGTGCGACCGGTGTCCAGCCTGGTGCGCCGCAGCACGTTGGAGGACGTGTTCCTGCGCCTGACCGGCCGGACGTTGGTGGACTGA
- a CDS encoding GNAT family N-acetyltransferase, which produces MEIELSWPVATDERLRAEVHEVLHAVVAAGGAIGWTSPPGRAQTDAWLDGVLASPSDGALVVARVDGVLRGTASWKRSDSEVFAHMAEVRRVTSHPAARGLGLGARLLGAVVEHARAAGLEMLTLGVRGNNHGAIQLYESLGFREWGRLPNVIAVGDVRFDDVRMYLPLGHRPGVVLHGSAPGGPGSSPARASAGRRQAGRVATPARTAGRTGPLQQQLRGSGTRA; this is translated from the coding sequence GTGGAGATCGAGCTGAGTTGGCCGGTCGCGACCGACGAACGGCTTCGGGCCGAAGTGCACGAGGTGCTGCACGCCGTGGTGGCCGCCGGCGGTGCGATCGGCTGGACGTCGCCACCGGGGCGCGCGCAGACCGACGCCTGGCTGGACGGCGTGCTCGCGTCGCCTTCGGACGGTGCGCTCGTCGTGGCGCGTGTGGACGGTGTGCTGCGCGGCACGGCGTCGTGGAAGCGTTCCGACAGCGAGGTGTTCGCGCACATGGCCGAGGTGCGGCGGGTGACCTCGCACCCGGCGGCCCGAGGGCTCGGGTTGGGCGCGCGGTTGTTGGGCGCGGTGGTCGAGCACGCGCGTGCGGCCGGGCTGGAGATGCTGACGCTCGGCGTGCGCGGCAACAACCACGGCGCGATCCAGCTGTACGAGAGCTTGGGGTTCCGCGAGTGGGGCCGCCTGCCGAACGTGATCGCGGTGGGCGACGTCCGGTTCGACGACGTGCGCATGTACCTGCCGCTGGGCCACCGCCCCGGCGTCGTGCTGCACGGTTCCGCGCCGGGCGGGCCGGGCTCGTCGCCGGCGCGCGCGTCGGCCGGTCGGCGTCAGGCGGGGCGCGTTGCGACACCGGCCCGGACCGCTGGGCGGACCGGGCCGTTGCAACAGCAGCTCAGAGGTTCGGGAACCAGAGCTTGA